The Trinickia caryophylli genomic sequence TCCCAGTCATAACCAGCCCGCGCCGTGCGACGCCCTGATCGCGCGCATGCGCGAGGCGCCCAAGGCGCCGCCGCCCGGTGCGGACGGCAAGCGCGGTGCCGGTGACGGTGCAGGGCACGATGCGGGAGAAGGGCGCGGCTGATGTTGCGAAAGCTTGCTAAAATGGCGAGTTTTTCGTCGAACATCATTCTGAGGGTCGCGCCGTGCTGTCTACTGCCAATATCACCATGCAATTCGGGCCGAAGCCGCTTTTCGAGAACATTTCGGTCAAATTCGGGGAAGGCAACCGGTATGGCCTGATCGGCGCCAACGGCTGCGGCAAGTCGACGTTCATGAAAATCCTCGGCGGCGATCTCGAGCCGAGTTCCGGTACGGTCATGCTCGAGCCGAACGTTCGCCTCGGCAAGCTGCGGCAGGACCAGTTCGCCTATGAGGACATGCGCGTGCTCGACGTCGTCATGATGGGCCACACGGAGATGTGGGCCGCAATGACCGAGCGCGATGCGATCTACGCGAACCCGGACGCCACCGACGACGACTACATGCGCGCCGCCGAACTCGAAGCGAAGTTCGCCGAATACGACGGCTATACGGCCGAGGCCCGCGCGGGCGAATTACTGCTCGGCATCGGCATCCGGATCGAACTGCACAACGGGACGATGAGCAACGTCGCGCCGGGCTGGAAGCTGCGCGTACTGCTCGCGCAGGCGCTCTTCTCGAATCCGGACGTGCTGCTGCTCGACGAGCCGACGAACAACCTCGACATCAATTCGATCCGCTGGCTCGAGAACGTGCTCAACGAGTACAACTCGACGATGATCATCATCTCGCACGACCGGCACTTCCTGAATCAGGTCTGCACGCACATGGCGGACATGGATTACGGCACGCTCAAGGTGTATCCGGGCAATTACGACGACTACATGCTGGCGTCGGCACAGGCGCGTGAACGGCAGGCCGCCGCGAATGCGAAGGCCAAGGAACGGATTGCGGATCTGCAGGATTTCGTGCGGCGCTTCTCCGCCAACAAGTCGAAGGCGCGGCAGGCCACGAGCCGTCTGAAGCAGATCGACAAGATCAAGATCGACGAATTCAAGCCTTCGTCTCGGCAGAACCCGTTCATCCGCTTCGAGTACGAGAAGAAACTGCACAACATTGCCGTGGTTGCCGAAGGCGTGACCAAGCGTTACGAGCGTACGATCTTCGAGCATTTCGACATCAGCGTGCAGCCGGGCGAGCGCATCGCGATCATCGGCGAGAACGGCGCCGGCAAGACCACACTGCTGCGTGCGCTGCTGGGCAGCCTCGAACTCGATGCGGGCTCGATCAAGTGGGCGGAGAACGCTAATGTGGGCTACATGCCGCAGGATACGTACGAGGAATTCCCGGACGACGTGACGCTGATGGACTGGATCGACAAGTATCGCAAGGAGGGGGACGACGATCAGGCCGTGCGTGGCACGCTCGGGCGGCTTCTCTTCAATGCGGACGACATCAGGAAGTCCGTGAAGGTGCTCTCCGGCGGCGAGAAAGGCCGCATGATCTGGGGCAAGCTGATGCTGGGCCGCCACAACGTGCTGCTCATGGACGAGCCGACGAACCACATGGACATGGAGTCGAT encodes the following:
- a CDS encoding ABC-F family ATPase, with amino-acid sequence MLSTANITMQFGPKPLFENISVKFGEGNRYGLIGANGCGKSTFMKILGGDLEPSSGTVMLEPNVRLGKLRQDQFAYEDMRVLDVVMMGHTEMWAAMTERDAIYANPDATDDDYMRAAELEAKFAEYDGYTAEARAGELLLGIGIRIELHNGTMSNVAPGWKLRVLLAQALFSNPDVLLLDEPTNNLDINSIRWLENVLNEYNSTMIIISHDRHFLNQVCTHMADMDYGTLKVYPGNYDDYMLASAQARERQAAANAKAKERIADLQDFVRRFSANKSKARQATSRLKQIDKIKIDEFKPSSRQNPFIRFEYEKKLHNIAVVAEGVTKRYERTIFEHFDISVQPGERIAIIGENGAGKTTLLRALLGSLELDAGSIKWAENANVGYMPQDTYEEFPDDVTLMDWIDKYRKEGDDDQAVRGTLGRLLFNADDIRKSVKVLSGGEKGRMIWGKLMLGRHNVLLMDEPTNHMDMESIESLQIALDKYDGTLIFVSHDREFVSGLANRIIEVRTDGTLHDFGGNYEDFLASQGVQ